AATCCTCTATCTTTCCGAGGATCGATATAACGGTCCAGAAGAGAAGGACAACACCAATGCCCGCGATAACCCCTCCCTTTGCCTGTTTCAGGAAAGAACGGGCGAACATGAGTAACTGCTCGGTCACCGCCGACTGCCAGTTAGCATTTTCGGCCATCTGAAGGATATATTTCTCGACAACCTTGTCAAGGCCAAAGCCCTTGGCTATGGCAAAGACAACAGCTATGAGAGGCACGATATTAAGAACGGTATAGTAGGTCAGGATCGATGCCTGTGCTGTGGACCGGTGTTTGATGAATCCTGAAACCGCGATGAGAAAGGTTCGAAGGCAACGAACAGAGCGGACCTTCAGGGAGGAAAGCCCATCCAGGCCCATTTCCCAGATGCCTGTCTTAAGGAAACCTATGATCTTCTTTAATGCCACTGCATTCCCTATCTCAATTTAAAATCGACGCGGCTGTCTCTGACATTCTCTTTTTTCTCCGGTCCAAGGGATTTTGAATCAAGCACAAATATACGCGCAGGTTCAACCTTGCCGGTCTTCAGGATCATATTCCTTGCCTCCTGGGCCCGTTGTGAGGCGAGTTGCCGCAGGTCCGCATCGGTCACATCGATATTGGTGATCATCAGTTTTTCCATCTCGGAAACAGGCAGGTCTTTGGCAAGGCCAATGATGTTTCTGGGCTTTGCGAACTTTTCCGCCTTATATGCCATCCCGAGGTATCTCTCATATTCCTCCGGTTCTATCTTTATCTCGTCAACGGGCGGCGCCTCCCGTCCTCTCTTCGCCCTGTCACGCAGTTTCTGGGCCTTTACCTTTCTCATGAAGAGATATCGCCTCAGACCCTCCTTATCCTCTTCGGGAGACACGTAGCCCTCGATGTCGAGTGTGAGCGCGGGTCTGTCGTAGAGGGCCTTCGTTACGATTTCGATCTTCTTCGCCGCTGCGTCGGTGATCTCCGCGCTCCCATAATCGAACTCGATATAGCTTAACTGTTCCCCGCCGCCGCCAAAGAGCGCGCCTATAAGCGCGAAGGGGGCCGTTGCGGCTTTGACGATAAGATTTTTGATGACCTTCCAGATGATCGGCCCTATCCTGAATTGAGGGTCATCAATGCTCCCCGATACCGGGATGTCGAGCTTTATCTGGCCTGACCTGTCTTTCAGGAGGGCAATGGCAAGTTTCACCGGCGCCTTGACCGCATCGGGGCTTTCCACTTCGTCGCCAAGCGTGAGCTGGTCTAAGAAGATAACATTCTGGGAGTCGAGTCTCTTTCCCTTGATGGAGTATTTCAGATCGAGGGAGAGTTTTCCTTTTTCTATTGCGTAACCTATGTATTTTCCCGAATAAGGGGTCATATCGGTCATTTCAAAATCACGGACGATACCGGTAAGATCGATGAGGAGATTGTCCTTCGCGGGGTTGACCCTGCCTGCGATTTGAAGAGGGATGAACTGATTTATCTTTCCTCTCACCTCTACCTTTGAATCCTGATCTTTCCCGAGGATAAAGCGCGATACCTTCCCCCCGAGCTCAGTGAGGTTCGCCGAGAAGGTCGGTTGAACATGCATATCGGTGAAATCAACCGCACCCCCCTGCAGTGTAATGTTACCAATTATTACATCGGGAAAAACATTTGTCGGAGCCGGTTTACCAGATGGACGGGTCTCTTTTTGTTCCTTCTTTCCTTCTGCCTGTAAAGCGATCCCGACCGCTGCCGGCTGGTCTTGTGCTGCGGCTTCCTGGGAAAATATCCTCTGGAGGTTGGCCGTACTGTCCTTGTAGATGATGATCCGGGTATAAAAATCAGAGATCGACACATCGTTGACAGACAGGGCAGTCGGGTTGTATCCGGCATTGACGGAGCCAAAGGAGAGCGCCTTCCACTTGAGAAAATCGCCGGTGGTTTCCTGATCAACGGACGAAAAATCTGAAACGAGGAGGTTGCCGGCAAACCTTACCTTCGGGGTTCCTGATTCATCGAATGCCAGCGTAACTTTACCGGCGGAGGAGATGCCCCCACCTGTTATATAGATCCTGATCCTGTCATTGAAATAGCGCTGAAACGGCGCGATCCGGATCGATTTTGCGTTGACGGCAAGCTCGCCGGAAAGAGGGTTTACGCCTATCGTCCCTTTCGCGGTGAAGGAACCTTTCCTCCCGACGATAAGGGAGAGGTCGACGATACCTTTATTGTCTTTCTCCGTGGAGATCGTATCGAGGGTCAGGTCCATCTTTTGGACGGACACGTCTACGGGCCTGGAGGGCACAAGGTCTTTGAAGGTAACCCGTCCGTCTTCGATCTTCAACCGGTCCATGGAGAAGAAGACGTCCTGCGTATCCTCTTTTTTCCGGATCGCTGCACCCTGTGGTTGTTTCTCGGGTTCCTCCATGGTCTTCGGGAAAAGCTCACTTATATTAAATGAGCCGTTCTTGTCACGTATGGCAATAATCTCGGGCGATTGGACTGTCACGTTCGAAAGCTTGATGGTCTTGAGATAAGGCTCCAGCAACGTTATCCCCACGTCCAGCGATTTGGCGCGAAAGACAGGTTTATCTGAGACGTCGTTCACAACAAGCTTCCTGACGGCAACATCACCGGTAACGGAAAGGGCGGTCATTTTATCTTTGGATTGCCTGAAGGTAATGCGCACCTTGACATCAACGCTTCCCGACGGGAGCTTGAAGTTCAGCGTAGCCGGTATATAGCTTAAGTATTCGGGTATATCGACATCACGGGCCTCGAGGTCGAGGTACGTTTCGAGTGATTCGGCGAAAGGTTTTGTCTGTCCCTTTATTGAGTATGGATCCCCGTTGATGGTTGCAGAAAATTCCGGCTTCACAAAGATGTTCGTGTGCGTCGCCCTGTTCGATATAAAGGGAACTGTAATGCGCATGTCGCGCACGGTATGCTTAACATCTTTTGGACTATCGATGAAGTCGACGCTCCCGTTGAGGACCGTAATGTTGTTGACGGAAAAGGTGACAAGCTTTGATTTGCCGCTGCCGCCGGCGTTTGCGGTCGATCCCCGGAACATATCGGTGAAGTTATACGATTCATCCTTGTTCCGTACCACCCTCACGTACGGTTTTGACAGCCTCAGCTCGCGGATTATCAGCGCCCGCCTGAAAAGCGACATGATCTCCGCGTTCACATAGAGTTCATCAAAGGACAGGAACGTCTCCGTGCCCGCCCGTTCCTTCACAATAAAGCCCTGGATAGTCACTGAAAGCGTATAAGGATTTACCCGGACTGCCTTGATGGAGACATCACGGTGCAGGGCGGCAGAGACCTGCTTCAGAAGCACCGACCTGGCAATGGGGGGAACAACGAAGAATCCGGCAGCAGAAAAGACAATAAAGAAGCCGATGACCCACAGCACGGCCTTTTTCAAAGCATGCTTACGTTTTATCCGGTCTCCCATATTCGTACAATTAATTGTATCACTTTTTTGTTTTTTTGTGCAAGGCCCCTGCATTGACAAGATAAACTATCTATGATAAAGGTTTGCGAAGATAACACAATAAGGAGGTTGTTATGTTGAAAAAGGTTTTCTTCGGCGGGATAGCGCTGGCAATCACACTGTTTCTGATAACTTCAGCCTTTGCAGCGTACGAGTTCTATGTACTCAAACTCAGCACAAAGGCAAAGGTAATGGAGTGGAGTTGGATAGAGAAATCTGCACGCTCTGTGCCTGGCGTAGAGAAGGTTGAGGTTGATAAGGGCAAAGGCACCATTTCGATCTTCTGTAAGGAGAAATGTACAGACAAGATACAGGGAGGCGTTGAAAACAAGCTGAAAACAAGGGGGGTGCAGGGACAGAGGATCGGCGGCGTGCAGAATGTCCCCGGAGGGGCATTTCCCAAAGTTGAAACGCAGACGAGCCCGGCAGGAAAGACCAAAGGAGCCTTTCCCAAAGTT
This DNA window, taken from Syntrophorhabdaceae bacterium, encodes the following:
- a CDS encoding YhjD/YihY/BrkB family envelope integrity protein — translated: MALKKIIGFLKTGIWEMGLDGLSSLKVRSVRCLRTFLIAVSGFIKHRSTAQASILTYYTVLNIVPLIAVVFAIAKGFGLDKVVEKYILQMAENANWQSAVTEQLLMFARSFLKQAKGGVIAGIGVVLLFWTVISILGKIED
- a CDS encoding DUF748 domain-containing protein, encoding MKKAVLWVIGFFIVFSAAGFFVVPPIARSVLLKQVSAALHRDVSIKAVRVNPYTLSVTIQGFIVKERAGTETFLSFDELYVNAEIMSLFRRALIIRELRLSKPYVRVVRNKDESYNFTDMFRGSTANAGGSGKSKLVTFSVNNITVLNGSVDFIDSPKDVKHTVRDMRITVPFISNRATHTNIFVKPEFSATINGDPYSIKGQTKPFAESLETYLDLEARDVDIPEYLSYIPATLNFKLPSGSVDVKVRITFRQSKDKMTALSVTGDVAVRKLVVNDVSDKPVFRAKSLDVGITLLEPYLKTIKLSNVTVQSPEIIAIRDKNGSFNISELFPKTMEEPEKQPQGAAIRKKEDTQDVFFSMDRLKIEDGRVTFKDLVPSRPVDVSVQKMDLTLDTISTEKDNKGIVDLSLIVGRKGSFTAKGTIGVNPLSGELAVNAKSIRIAPFQRYFNDRIRIYITGGGISSAGKVTLAFDESGTPKVRFAGNLLVSDFSSVDQETTGDFLKWKALSFGSVNAGYNPTALSVNDVSISDFYTRIIIYKDSTANLQRIFSQEAAAQDQPAAVGIALQAEGKKEQKETRPSGKPAPTNVFPDVIIGNITLQGGAVDFTDMHVQPTFSANLTELGGKVSRFILGKDQDSKVEVRGKINQFIPLQIAGRVNPAKDNLLIDLTGIVRDFEMTDMTPYSGKYIGYAIEKGKLSLDLKYSIKGKRLDSQNVIFLDQLTLGDEVESPDAVKAPVKLAIALLKDRSGQIKLDIPVSGSIDDPQFRIGPIIWKVIKNLIVKAATAPFALIGALFGGGGEQLSYIEFDYGSAEITDAAAKKIEIVTKALYDRPALTLDIEGYVSPEEDKEGLRRYLFMRKVKAQKLRDRAKRGREAPPVDEIKIEPEEYERYLGMAYKAEKFAKPRNIIGLAKDLPVSEMEKLMITNIDVTDADLRQLASQRAQEARNMILKTGKVEPARIFVLDSKSLGPEKKENVRDSRVDFKLR